From Acipenser ruthenus chromosome 36, fAciRut3.2 maternal haplotype, whole genome shotgun sequence:
AGAAGCGaggcaaaaagaaaaagtgtTGATCCCATTAATATGGGAAATAATCAAATACCCAAAttacttatttaaatataaataaaaaaggttgagTGCTTTCGTCTTCTGGATCTGCTATGGCAACATGACTAATCTTTTGGCCTCACTCCTTGTAGACTGCATATCACCCTTTCTAATTCAAGACAGTCTAAAAAACAGGTAGATGAAGTCACTTGGCTGAATgttcaaaaggggcaaaacacACAAAGGGTGGCATTCTAGAATGACATTTGAAATCTTCTGGAACAGTGGAAAGTATCCGCTTACTGACCAATGGTCCTGTATGAGATGCCAGCATTTACGCAACAGGCAGAAGACACAATAGTAATGAAATAACAAAAACGTCTTTATAAAAAGCAGTTCTACTTTAAACCAAAACTCCCAAAAAAGGTTGCGTTGTATAATTGCGTCACGTGTCTCTGTGACATTTAAAAACGATTACCTTcgtaatacatttctttgtggTCGAAATGAAAGATTACTCCCCAATGCTGCATTCCCAGCAGCATTCCTCTGGAGCTGAATAGTATATATACCTCTGAGACACAGTATTTACTTATGTGCAGAAGCCTCTTGAGAATATATATACCTTAAAGTTCTGTTTGCAGGTCTTTGTGTTTCAAAAATCACCACACAAAGTTTGTGGCAGTAATATCTATTGTACTGGATTGAAAAAGTGTAagaacatgtatttgtttttacccTGGACCATGAAATTGACCAAGTAAATCTTTAAAGAGAGTTTGGTGGTGTGTGTTGACAGTGGTGGGCAACACCGGTCCTAGAGGATCATTTTACACCAAGTAGAACAAGTGTAGGGGCTGGATAGATGGTTAAATGATTTAGACATTTAACACAGTTGATAAAATGACCTGGATGGGAAGGACCAGAATTGCCCACTCCTGATGGACCCAAGACTCATGCAATTTAATAAATGTGTGATGGGGGGCGCTCACTTATGAACATCCATTCCAGTCCACAATCTTGATCCAACCATGTCACTGACACCTAGACTAGAAAAGGATTGAAGACAGTAGCACTAATGTTGCAGACGCCTTGGTTTTTTTATGTCAATAATTCTGCAACCTTGGACTTGTCAAAACAGGACCTTCTCAAAATCAAATATGTTGATTCTCTCCATGATGTTTAAATGCTGCTGTGTGTTTAGTGCTTCTAAAACGGAGGAACCAGCTGCAGTACCCAAGATTCAGTGTAGGGAAGCTGGAACTCTTAGGTGGTCATGCATGATACTGGTGCCATCATCCCATTCTCAAGGTGTTCCTTACTCCCTACAGTGTGCCAGTTCACCAAGGACAGTCTACAAGACAATGTGGTGCTGCTTCCCAGACATAGAGTAGGGGAGGAAATCTTGGGAGAGGGTTTGAGTTTGGAATCAATGAGACACAAACAAAATGACGGCAATGTAATCCTGGTGGTGGTGTCAAATATGGTGTTACTAAAATAGGTCACTTTCACAGGTTACATAATTTGTACCTTATGGAGGCAAGCTAGTGTCGTTCTACAATGCTGTGCAAATCTTAACCTTTGAAAAGTTAAacgctttaaaataaaaactaccaAAGAGTGTCATATTAAATATCTACTTTTATTTAAAGCTATATTGAAATTCCAccccccaaataaacaaacaaaacaggaaatgAAGAGTACAAATCCCTTAAGTTTGAAAGAGGTGTAACACATTCCAATGACgcacatacaaaaacaaattataaaggGAAAAGTCTCAGGTTAAAAACAGAAGGAATATACAAAAAGGTGAGAGTCCTTTAATAGTTCTATTAAGGGCTTCACAGGAAAACGTCTTCCAATCCATAGGGGCTAAATGATTAAGTGTATTGTAGTGTTATTCTTCAAGGGTAGGTTCTAGCAGCTATTGCACATACAAGATTTTAAGCTTTTATAAAGGGTGGCACTGGGTCAAGTCTAAAGGGCGATTCCCCGAATGCATTACTATACGTTACCTGTAAGCATGCTATCAGTGGTTTCACAAATAGCGGAGTAGTAGGGTGGAGCATGGTCCCCATCACTTGGCGAAGCTGCCGGAGAGTTAAGTGCATGGTCAGGGGAATCACGGTCGGATTCCTCACTAGGCAAGTCACTGATCATGTTTGGCATGCCGGTGTTTGCAGAGGAACAGTCTGTATCCAGGTTTCCGAGCACATTCGGAAACGCTGGCTTCACACAAAACATATACTCGCAGTCTCCCTTGTTCCCGGACTTTGGTAGTTGCGGGACAGTCTCGCAGGGAGATGTGTCCTCCAAGGGCAGGAGATCCACGTTGCGGTCTTTGTTGTTCTGGTAAGAGTCCATTCCTTTGGAGTCAGGCGCTGTTGGAACAGCCCCCTGTGTCTGCTCCTCAACCTGCTGGAGATTCAGTTCCTTCATCAAGGTGGGGTCCTTGCTTTCCTCCAGGAGTTGATCTTCGTTCTCCAGAGAGAAGATACCGGGGCTCTTGCTGCAGCTTTCTGTCATGGAGTGGGCATTGGAAGTGCAGTCAAAGGCGTACGAAGCCACGGAATTGGTCGAATGCGGGGTGTCTGGCCCGCCGGCATCGGTGGACATCATATGTTGCTCCTCGTATTCATCTACAGACTGGAGCCCGGCCGGGAGTTTGCAGTCGGGATCCACAGCAGCTTCCTCCtccatcaacttcttccctttcTCCTCGAAAGCCACGTTGTCTATCCCAATGAATCCAACCACTCCTGGGTCATTAATCAGCATCTCCCCTTCGGTGTCGGAGTGGTCCTCTTCGGTCACATCTTCAGAAGAAGCAACAGACTCTGTTGGGGGATCACCCAAAATGTCATCAGCGGGGAGGGTCTCTGTCTCCTCATCCCCCTTTTCTAGGTGTATCCCCAAATCCTGGTCTATCGGGAGGTCCTCGAGCGGGCTGATAATCTGGTGATGAAGCTGAATTCCTCCAAGCTTCTCTTCCGATTTAGATTCGACCCCAGAACTGCTGTCGTAATCCTTCAGCTCCTCTGGAGTGCTGGTCTCGCTGCTGCTTTGGGCGGCCAGTTCTGGGCCACTCAGAGTGCTTGATTTTGACGGTCCTTTCTCTGGCTCCCTCTCAGGGGGTGAGGCAAGGCTCTCGAAGGGCAGTTTGTCAGCCTCTTCTTGGGGGCTGCCAGGTGTGGCCTCTTTCTCGGTCTTGGGCGGATTGTGAAGTTCTGCTTGTTTGCACAGCTCCGCCAGGGACTCAACTGGCAAAGACTGAGGCTTGGCTGCCATGGAGTATAGCAGTTCTTGTTCCGTTGGGGTCTCACATACAGGCGTAGGCAGTTCATCTGGACTTGAAGAGTTGAGCTCAACTCCCATGCAAGCTGAATCACTTGCACCTTTTTCTGAGAATACAGTTTCCACACTCTGTGGCTCACCTTCCATATTAGTGGCACTGAATGTAGTATCCTCTTGCAAGTCCGCATTGTATGGGTCCATTATATTTTCAGCAGAATTTAGTTGAAATCCAGCGGGCTCTTCTTGCACAGGACTTGCGTCGGCTTCAGGAGTGAAAGAAACAAAGGGATTGTTCTCAGACAAATGGTTTTCCGGTACTTTAGTTTCTGCTGGAGGCTGGACCGCTCGGGCAGCGTGCTCTGGCACTTCAAAAACCACCGCAGGAGCAGCACTCAAGAAGTTCAAGTTATCAGGGGTCTTAAGGTCCACATCACGTGACATCTCTTCCACCAGGTCATCTTCATCAGGGTTTCCATAACTTTCCAGCCCACTCTCTGTAACAACCTCGCTCACCATCTCGACATCTTCATCGTCCTCATGTTCCACATTCTCTGCGCTTTCAGGGTCAGCTTTTTCTGATCCGACATCCATATCATATTCCCGGTCTTCCAAATCCAAAGCATTAACAGGATGCGGCGCGCCTCTTTCTTGCAGGAAGTAGTCTTGTTGAACATCAGGAGCCGCTCCAATATCAGGGGAACCACCACGGCCAACCTCCCTCAAATCATCCATGCTTTCCATTCCTTCTATAAGTCCAGCGTCCGACTGTGGTGCGCTCAGTTCGGACATGCAGGGCTGGCTAACGTCTTCCGAGTCCATTTCGGAAGTCAGCCCTTGGTGCATGTCTATCCCGGAGGGTTCACTCCTTTCCATGTACTCCGTTTGCTCTGCCACTGTCTTGGACCTCTCTTCGGTGGCCTGGGACTCCCCCATCTCCGACACCGAAGAGTGACTAAAATCTTCTTCCGACCGAATCTCGTCATCTTCGTTAATTTCTGCATCTGCTTTTTCAATCTCGCCCTTGTCTTTTTGTGCTCCCATGTTGTCGTCATCAGTTGGCACGACTGCCTCTTTTCTTTCTGCACCCCCTGAAGGAggcatctcctcctcctcctcctcctcctccggttCTGGTTGCTCAGTCTTCTCCAGTAATGCTGATTCACACAATGGAGTCTCCAACTTAAATTCTTCTTGGTGTTCCCAACGTTGTTCACGCATCACTTGGACTTCTTTTGGTTCTTCTGGCAACATGGATTCCACCACTGGTTCATCAGCTAAAGCCTTCTCCTGGCTTTCACAACATGCAACAGCTGTCTCCTCCACACGAGGCTCGGGGACAACCGGCTCGCTTAGAGAAAGAAGAGTAGCTGCATTTCCTTTCTCTCCAGCGACGGGCGGAATGTCATTTGTGTTCTCGAGCTCTACTGCAGGCACATCATAATGCATTTCTGAAGCAGCTCCCTCGCCAACAACCACCTCTTTGGCTGCGGCCCCGGGGGAAGGGAGAACAGCTTGCACAGACTGCTCAGTAGCATCCTCTGTCGGGCTAGTGTAGCTTTCGACAGCGCTCTGTGGAACAACCACCTCCTCATTCAGGTCTAGGGGGAGTAGCTTTGTTGGCTCAGTTGGAGGAACAGCTGCAACAGCAATAGTTTTCTCAGCAACCGCAGCAGAAGCAGGCGTCGCCTTGGACCCTTTCTTAGATTCCACGCTAGTCACGATTGGCTGAACTGACTGCGTGGGCTTAGTCCCCAGCCTCCTAACCGGCACTGGAGCGCTGCTCCCAATGGATTTCTTAGGGCTGGGGGAGGCGGTTTTTATCAGCCCGGCTTTGGTAGGATTGCGAGGACTCCCGGCGCTCTTTAACGGAGAGGACTGGGTTTTCGAATCCAGTTTCAATTTTACTTTCTCAGTCGCCTTGGGAGTTGAGGGCAAGCGTTTGGGGTCCGCGTTCTTGTtcacggcagcagcagcaggggtcACCTTTGCTGGCTCGGTTCTGATGGGCTTCACTGCAGCAGTCTTTGCTGGGGCAGCCGTGGTCGTAGGCCTCTTGGAGGCGGTTGTGACATCTAGAACAGTCAAGGAGGGAATTAGCTTCATGGAAAGATATTCATTGCATAAGAATAGTAAAACAATCTAGGCTATAAAACCACCTCTAAATTACATTTCATCTTCtgtaacccattaagtaccagttaattttcttaaaaaatcagaacacaagctgtatatGTAATTTTATACGTTCTAAATACTTCACATAAAAAAAGTAATCCTTCGTTTGTAACAAACTGCTGCGTCCTATTTTCAGATCAGTGAAATTTCAcgccggctatgaagctcaacacatagaaaactGAGCTTTATCATTACTGTGGGGAGCAAAACACCACGAAACTAGTACATTTTAGacttcattttcttattttatattgaggcgtAATAAAAAGCATCTGGAGggctacaggtagtgaacaaaaaatggaaacacctgggtaaatgagggacaccaagtatattgaaagcaagggcttccacacaggtgtgactcatgcgttaattaagcaaataacatcccagcatgcttagggtcatgtataaaatgctggacaggcctagTTGCCTATAAATATgtctagcatggctgcaagaggagacctcagtgactttgaaagaggggtgattgttggggcatgtttggcaggagcttcaggtGACCAAGACAgttcaacttgctgatgtttcacaagcaacggtctctaaggtgatgtcggcatggaactccgagagaaagacatcatcagcaaagggcaacagtgggcagaagcgcatactccaggatcgtgatatccgtgcattaattcgaagtgcaaggcaaaacaggcgagcaactgcagatcaattgactgcaaatttcaacctggggcgcgagcagccagtttcatcaaaaacggtccgctgagaactccacagagcgggataccatagtggcccaatgccctattaagtgactttacattggtgtttccatttttttgttcactacctgtatatttGCAGAACAGTAACATTGACAACTATTACGGTTAACAATTAGAgaaagttatcataacaatatagttaaaacagaacattaaaaaCAGGTAGGTTTAAATGTGGCCAGTTAAAAATgtgccaaacaaaaaaaaacacaaaatctgGGTATGTCTCGTGTTTCACAGGCTAGAACGCTGCTAAACATTTATATGCATTGCAATATGAAATCATAACCAAAATCACTTGCATGGAAACAGATTCATTTCTTCAAGTTTAGTCAACAAGAAAATCAAAGGGCACTTGGGAGACCTTTTCGAAAtcgtaaaaacaaaaaaagttgggAACTCCCTTTAAAGAACACTCTTGCTTCTCACCCAGCCCCCTTTAAAGTCCTTCCCACCTCCCGCCTACCTTTTTTGGCAGGAGCCGAGCCGGTCTTGCTGGGCAGGGCGGTTGTCCTGCTCGGTTGAGTGGTTGGCTTGCTAGGCTGCGATGCAGCAGGTTTGGAACTAGATGGCGCTGAAACTCCAGCCCTGGCTGGGGCGGGTCTGGGAGCAGCACTGGTTGCTGGGCGAGAGGAAGCAGCAAGTctgaaaagaacaaaacacaaggAGAATCAGTGTTGCACATTTAACATGAGTCAGATTAGCACTAAATAGATCCAGTGGGAACCTGACTAATGCAATAATCTAGCCCAGAGGTTCTTTAACTTCTTGAATAGGAAAACAGAGGAAAAGATTTAAAACCGGCCTCACACCCTTCTCATGTAATAAACTCAATTCAAGtagatgttttgtgttttattttgcctggAAGCATCACAAGACCGGTCTCTGGACCACACAtcaccacactgcactgccaaACCGAATTTTCACAACATTTCTATACCTTAAATGTGTGGATGTTTTACAAAACGAGAAGACTCCAGAATTTCCCGGGGACCCCCTGGTAAAACTTTGGGTACCCCCAATATGAGAACCACGAAATGAGCTGACAAATGAACATCTTTAGaatttagcattttattttatacgCTCTACCATTCAAGCTGTAtactgtaaaaataataagtgGTGATATAGAAGTTCCTACATATTCAATAGCCAATTAACATTTTGCTTAATTAGGCACGTGGCTTAATTAGGCACAGAACCGCAGCTCCAGGCTTTGGTCGCTGGTAAAAACAAGAGCCTGCTAAACAATTAGGACAAATCCCAACGCCATCAACTGCAAGACATTCTTCTTTATTTCAGAAAGAGGGAGACTTCCACACTCCTGGTTTGAATAATTCAAGCAAGGTGAACAACACAGTGCATCTATTTGCATGCATTACCTCCATCAAAGGGATTATGCAAAAAAGCACACCAGTGTTATATATTTCACATGACTGCATGATCCAAGGTCTCGTCCGGCATGCAGTGCAGTAGAGGATTAATAGAAATCACCGCAGGGCAGATGTGTAATTATGCTATTCACAACATCAACTCCCTTCTCTTCCCCTGGCTTCTGACCTTTACCATGAATGTCAAGACAAGCTGGATGAATGAGGGGCACTTTCCAGGAGCACTACATTTGGTCGAAACAAATTAACTAGAAATGTAATCCCTTACTGATAATCCCGCCccatgtataaaaaaataagtgCCGAACACAAgatgcagtatataaaaaaaagattcaagtgAGTCAATAGGGAATCTAAAAATGTTCCCAGTCTTGGCCAGTGTATCTGGGGCATTGCAAAGAGCAGTGCTCAGTTTACTAGGAGCCTATAATCCCCTTGAATTCTGAAGCACAAACACTCTTGTGTATAATAAATCAAATCCATGACCTCAGCTGATTTGCAGTTCTGCCTCAGTCACTGCAGAGTTTTGCTTTTTTCAATATTGAATCCTGACATGCCCAGTGCCAGACATTGCTTTATAGTGCCAGGGAAGACAGGCGGTTATATAGATTAGTCATACGATTCATATTtacaagtactgtataaaaagaatggcaacaggTTATAATAAACATGAGTGATGCGGATATAGAAACCTAATCTAATTTTTATAACAGCGCCTCTCCAGtcttactgattattattattattattattattatttatttcttagcagacgcccttatccagggcgacttacaatcgcaagcaaatacaaatacattcaagtgttacaatacaagtcatacaataagagcaagaaatacaataatttttttttcaagtgtgacaaaccacaattcaataatacagcagataatagtgaaagttacatcaggatatgattaagtgcaaaatactacaggttaaacacttggcagattacaatattctgaagtacaggattaaatgtagtaaaataggg
This genomic window contains:
- the LOC117968271 gene encoding microtubule-associated protein futsch-like, whose product is MKSDGVATATMEPEAGIGVEPVNEAAPPGEEQQQQPPPQPENKPATEETTPPAEEEVNDKVPVAQVKPKTKGAPVKGKPGAAAGKPSGTTGTSSKTNTAQQRTSNGDRKTVSNGVAKKTVAAAVEKKTTASVAPAKRPVGTATSKVAERKPATARPATAPASSCAAANGVKQPPVKKMAASTGTTATAKVRPSTAGSKPGTTVQPSRATSTAAAPKTARLAASSRPATSAAPRPAPARAGVSAPSSSKPAASQPSKPTTQPSRTTALPSKTGSAPAKKDVTTASKRPTTTAAPAKTAAVKPIRTEPAKVTPAAAAVNKNADPKRLPSTPKATEKVKLKLDSKTQSSPLKSAGSPRNPTKAGLIKTASPSPKKSIGSSAPVPVRRLGTKPTQSVQPIVTSVESKKGSKATPASAAVAEKTIAVAAVPPTEPTKLLPLDLNEEVVVPQSAVESYTSPTEDATEQSVQAVLPSPGAAAKEVVVGEGAASEMHYDVPAVELENTNDIPPVAGEKGNAATLLSLSEPVVPEPRVEETAVACCESQEKALADEPVVESMLPEEPKEVQVMREQRWEHQEEFKLETPLCESALLEKTEQPEPEEEEEEEEMPPSGGAERKEAVVPTDDDNMGAQKDKGEIEKADAEINEDDEIRSEEDFSHSSVSEMGESQATEERSKTVAEQTEYMERSEPSGIDMHQGLTSEMDSEDVSQPCMSELSAPQSDAGLIEGMESMDDLREVGRGGSPDIGAAPDVQQDYFLQERGAPHPVNALDLEDREYDMDVGSEKADPESAENVEHEDDEDVEMVSEVVTESGLESYGNPDEDDLVEEMSRDVDLKTPDNLNFLSAAPAVVFEVPEHAARAVQPPAETKVPENHLSENNPFVSFTPEADASPVQEEPAGFQLNSAENIMDPYNADLQEDTTFSATNMEGEPQSVETVFSEKGASDSACMGVELNSSSPDELPTPVCETPTEQELLYSMAAKPQSLPVESLAELCKQAELHNPPKTEKEATPGSPQEEADKLPFESLASPPEREPEKGPSKSSTLSGPELAAQSSSETSTPEELKDYDSSSGVESKSEEKLGGIQLHHQIISPLEDLPIDQDLGIHLEKGDEETETLPADDILGDPPTESVASSEDVTEEDHSDTEGEMLINDPGVVGFIGIDNVAFEEKGKKLMEEEAAVDPDCKLPAGLQSVDEYEEQHMMSTDAGGPDTPHSTNSVASYAFDCTSNAHSMTESCSKSPGIFSLENEDQLLEESKDPTLMKELNLQQVEEQTQGAVPTAPDSKGMDSYQNNKDRNVDLLPLEDTSPCETVPQLPKSGNKGDCEYMFCVKPAFPNVLGNLDTDCSSANTGMPNMISDLPSEESDRDSPDHALNSPAASPSDGDHAPPYYSAICETTDSMLTGNV